In the Nicotiana tabacum cultivar K326 chromosome 16, ASM71507v2, whole genome shotgun sequence genome, one interval contains:
- the LOC107781233 gene encoding CASP-like protein PIMP1, producing the protein MGCLVIVNLLSRILSLCSLATSITILTTASSDMTVSSLFHKDVEVKFGFSDFYAYRYMLACAAAGFVYSLLQTAFAIIQVKTGDCVCDKLIHFDVYADKIMSMIVGTGAAAGFGLTVDLNYLPNRAMITVDFLNKENVAASFCLGGFVCTMISSFISLKIFKDDYLYEC; encoded by the exons ATGGGTTGCTTAGTAATTGTGAATCTATTGTCAAGAATTCTTTCACTTTGTAGCTTGGCAACATCTATCACAATCCTCACCACTGCTTCCTCTGATATGACTGTTTCTTCCTTATTTCACAAAGATGTTGAAGTCAAATTTGGCTTTTCTGATTTCTATGCTTATCG TTACATGCTTGCTTGTGCTGCTGCTGGATTTGTGTATTCTCTCCTACAAACAGCATTTGCAATAATCCAAGTGAAGACTGGAGATTGCGTCTGTGATAAACTCATTCACTTTGACGTATATGCTGATAAG ATAATGTCGATGATAGTGGGTACGGGTGCAGCCGCAGGGTTTGGTTTAACGGTGGATTTGAATTATTTGCCTAATCGTGCAATGATCACCGTTGATTTTCTAAACAAAGAAAACGTAGCTGCTAGCTTTTGTCTCGGTGGATTTGTATGCACAATGATTTCATCGTTTATATCGTTAAAAATCTTTAAGGATGATTACTTGTATGAATGCTAG